AGTGGTGCACGTAGCAGTCCAGGGCCACGGCCAAACCGAACCCGGCCCGGCGCGCGCGCAGGCACAAATCATCGTCGTCGAAGAACCCGAGCCCGAACCCCTCGTCGAGGCGGCCGATGTGCTCGAACACAAGGCGCGGCACGAGCAGGCAGAACCCGGTCAGGCGCGGGACGTCGAGGGTCCGGCCCGCGAACGCGGTCGCCCGGGCCGCGGCGAACGCGTCGAGCCCGGTCAGGTCGGCGTACCCGGGCTCGACGAGCTGCGGGGGCGGGGCGTAGTTGGTGACCGCGCCGGCCAGGCCCGGGCGCGCCCCGGCGGTCGCGCACCGGACCAGCCGGTCGAGCCACCCGGGGGTCACGACGACGTCGTTGTTGAGGAGGACCAGGAACGCGCCGCGCGCGGCCCCGAGCCCCTGGTTGACCCCGGCCGGGTACCCGCGGTTCTCGGGGTTGTGGACCACGACCACGCGCGCGGGGCCGGGCACCCCGACGAGCGCGTCCAGGTACGCCGGGGTGCCGTCGGTCGAGCCGTTGTCGACGAGGATCAGTTCGTAGGGCGCGCGGGTGTGGGCGAGGACGCTGGCCACGCACAGCCGGGTCACCTCGAGCTCGTTACAGCACAGCACGACGAGCGACACCAACTCGGTCTCGGCCGCGGCCCCGGGCCGAACGGCGGGAGCCGGCGCGTGCAGTTGAGCGGCCCGCACGGGCGTTCGCGCGCGCAGGACCCGGACCCGGTCCTCGATCGCCGCGGCCGTACGGGCCCAACTCCACCCCAGGGCCGCGCGCCGCCCGGCCGCGCCCCGGGCGGCCCGTGCGTCCGCGCTCGAAACCACGTCCCGGAGGATCGCGACGAGCGCGTCGGGATCGGGCTCGAGCCACCAGGGGCGGCCCGCCGTGGGCACGGACCCCACGGCCTCGTGCTCGAAGTAGCGCAGCCGCGCGGGCACGCGCCACCCGGCGGCCGGGGGCACGAACTCGTCGGTGGGGCCGCCCGCGGTGACGACCACGGGCAGTCCGCACGCGAGGGCCCCGAGTACCGGGAGCCCGAACGCCTCGGCCCGGTACGGGGCCACGAGCGCGTCGCACGCCGCGAACAGCCGGGGCACGTCGCTCTCCGCCAGTTCCGCGGTCAGGTCCAGGACCTCGGGGGCGTCCGGATCGGTCCGAAACGTGCGGACCAACGCGTCTCCGGCCCCCTCACGCGCGGCCCCGGTGCCCGACCCGCGGATCACCAGGCACACGTCGTCGGCGCGGGCGAACGCCCGGCGGTACGCCCCGAGCAACGCGTCCAGGCCACCGCGCGGGCCCGCCGTGCCCGCGAACAGGAACTTGGCGCGCTTCGCGGTCGCCAGCGGGAGCGGTTCGAGCCCCGGGCGGAACCGGTCCGGATCGATTCCGGGGGGCACGAGCGCGATCCGGTGCTCGGGCACCCCCGAGGCCACGAACGCGCGGAGCACCGCGCGCGACGGGACCCAGAGCTCGTCCACACTGGCGAGCAGCGGATCGATCCAGGCCCGGGGCACGCGCCCGAACGCCCATTCGTGCATCAGGACGAAGGGGCCGGAGCCCGGGGGCGGGGTGAAATCGGGGTCCGGCCGGTGGCGCACGTGGACCGCGCCGGGGTGCTCCCGGCCCACGAGCGCGGCGAGTTCGGTGGGGAGCACCCCGCGCGCCGCGGGTCCGTCGCGCCCGGTGCGGGGCACGAGCCCGAGCTGGTGGCCCCGGGCCGCGAGTTCGGTGCAGACGGCGCGGCTGGTGCCCGGGAGGTCGTCGTCCCCCTTGAACGCGCCGTCCCAGGTGACGGCGATCCGGGCGCTGTCCGCCCCGGCCGCGGCCCCGAGGCCCTCCCCCTTCATGAGGAACGCGACCCGGGTGCCCGCGACCCGGTACACCGGCTCCGGGAGCCCGAGCGCCGCGAGCCCCTGTTCCACGTCGCTCTGCGGGGCCGGTCCCGGGGGCTCGTGCAACACCAGGCACCCGCCGGGGCGCAGGGCCGGGTACGCCCCGCGCGCGCCCGCGCCCCCGGCCGCCCGGTCGCGGGCACCGTCCAGAAGGACCAGGTCGAGGGTGCCGAGCCGGGCGAAGTCGAAGTGGCGCGGGTCCGCGGTGAGGAATTGAGCCTTGTGCGCGGTGCCGGACGGGTCGGCCGATTCGGGGGCCGGGTCGCGCCGCACCGCGTCGGCCGGGTGCGGGGCCGTGGCGAGGGTGTAGACGACCGCGTCGGGCGCGGTGAACGCGGTCAGGTTGTCCACCATTGATCCGGGCGCGGGACCGATCTCCAGAACCCGGCGTGCCCGGACGTGGAGCGCCAGCGCGAGGACCGCGTGCGTGTCGAGGGGCGCGGCGGAACCGGGGCGCGCGCCCGCGGTGTCGGGGCTCCCGAACCGGGCCACGAATTGTTCCCGGTCCAGGTCCACGAACCGCGCGCGGCGCGACGGCGGGTGCCCGGGAGCCGGAAACGAGGTCGGGGCACTTGGCCTGTTCACGGGAGCCGGTCGCGCGACCGGCCCGGCCATCAGGTCCGGGGCCGCGGCGGCGAGGACCCGGCGATCCGCGCGCACCCGCTCGGCGTCCTCGGCCCGGCCCGCGGTATCGAGCGCCCCGATCAGGGCCGCGGCGCTGGCGCGGTCGAACGGGTCGTGGACGACCGCGAACCGCAAGTGCTCCACCGCTTCTTCCGGTTTGTCGGCGCGCACGAGCGCCGCTCCCAGGGCCGCGCGCAGGTGCGCCTGTTCGGGACAGCACGCGACCGCGGTCGCGTGGTCCTCCGCGGTTCCGGTGCATGCCGCGATGAGTTCCAGGGTCCGCCCGCGCACCAGTCGGGCCTGCTCCCGACGGGCGGCGCCCGGATCGTCGGGGTGCTCGAACCCGGCCCGGTCCCAGCCCACGCGCACCCAATCGAACCGGGCCGGGTACGGCACGCTGTCGGCTTCCGCCGCCGTGAATTCCGGGTTCGCGTCCAGCTCGGCCACGAGCGACCGGCCCGCCGCGAGTGCTTCTGCCGTGCGCCCCAGTTCGGCCAGTGCGAGCGCCCGGCCCAGGGCCGAAACCCGGTTCCCCGCGGCGGCCGCGGCCGCGAGGTGCAGTTCCGCCCCGGCCGGGTCGCGCGCGAGCACCCCGAGCGCGTGGGACTCCCCCGCGGCGCTCAACTCGGCAACCAGTTCCGGGTCCGCGTCCGGCCCACCCCGGGCCGCGCGCTGCCACACGCGCCCCGAACGCGACAGGGGAGTTGGGCGCGCCGCGCGCTGCCGGGCCCGCTCCCGGACCTCGTCCCAGCCCGGCCCGCCGACCGCGAGCGCGGCTTCGATCAGGGCCTCGAACGTGAACCCGCGCGCCCGCGCCCGCGCCGCCGCGGCGATCGCGCGGCGTTTGTCAGCATCGGCGAGCAGATCGGCCACGACCGTTTCAAAGTTGGTGTCCGTGTAGGGCACGAACTCGGTGCCCGGCTCCAAGTAGCTCGGCACCTCGGCGTTGTCGGCCTCCTGGAGCAGGACCGCGCCGGACGCCGCGGCCTCGAGTGCGCGCAGGTTGCACTCCCCGCGCACGGACCGGTTGAACGCGAGCTTCGCGCGCCGCAGCAGGGCCCGGTACTCGGCCCCGAACACGCCCGCGGCGATGTGGACCCGGAACCGCGCGCCGAGTGCGGCCAGGCGCCCGAGCCACGGGAGCCGGTCCCCCTGCACGGTCGGGCTCACGTTCCCCGCGAACACCACGTCCAGGTCGCGTTCCGCTTCGGGCGCGTCGAGCCCGGCCGCGAAGTGCCGGTCCAGCCCGTACAGGTTCGCGGCCCGCACGTGTTCGAGGCCCGCGCGCCGCAGTTTCTCGGCCGCGGGGGCGTCGGTGAGCACCAGGTCGGCGTGCGGGAGCCGGTGCCGGTACCCGGACCAGAGCAGGTTAGGGTCCGCGGCCAGGGCTACGACCGGGACCGGCGCGGCCCACGCCCACGCGGGCACCGAGGCGTAGCTGGGCCACACGAGCAGCGCGTCGGGCGGCTCACCGCCCAGTTGCCCCGCGGCGGCCTCCCACGAGCGGCACCGGGTTCCGAACGGGGCCCAGCGCCCGGCCGCGAGCGGGGCGCCCACGAACTGGTCGATCCACACGGGGTCGTCACACGGACCCAGGAGCACGCGCGCCATGTCGCACCGGGCGGGGGATAAGGGGATCGGAACGAGAACCACCGACGCTACGGTTCGCCCAGGAGCCCGCGCCAGCACCGCACGATGTCGGCTTCCTCGCGGGCCACCGAGTAGTGCTCGCGCACGTACGCGGCCCCGGCCGCGCACCGGGCCCGGAGCGCCCCGGGCGCGGTCGCGCGGAGCCGGACCACGTCCTCGACGGCCCGCGCGAACCCGACCACGTCCCCGAACTCGACCGGGTGGCAGAACTCGGGGCGGAAGTACTCGCGGCCCCCGCGCCCGTGGTACCCGACCAGCGCGCACCCGCACGCCAGGGCCTCGAGCGGGGGCAGCGGGCACCCCTCGGGGTGCCCGAAACTGAGGAACACCGCGCACGAACCGAGCAGCTCGGCCACCTCGGACTCGGGGCGCCCGTCGATCGCGACCAGCTCGTACCCGCGCAGCGCGCCGCGGTGCGTGAGCAGGTTCAGCACCTGGGTCACGTCGTGAGCGTTCTTGCGCGGCATGTACGCGACCCGGGGCTCCTTCTCGGCCCGGTACGCGAACAGGGCGGTGTCGATCCCGTAGTGGAGCCGGACCAGGCGCGCGGCCGGGAACGCGTACGCCAGGTACTCGCGGTTGTCCTCGGAGATCACGAGCGTGGCGCGCACCTCGGGATGCGTGTACGGGGTGTTGAGGTCCACCGGGTCGAGCGCGTAACCGCGGAACGTGAGGTACGCGTTCTGGTTGAACACGACCTTGGGGACGCCCGGGTACAGGGCCGCGAGGTCCGGGCCGTACACCTCGGGGATGACCACCACGTCGGCCGGGTCCGGGCGGACGTCGGCCCGGCACCGCACGGGGGTGGCGCCGGCGAACCAGGCGCACCGGAACCCCGGGGCCTCGTGGACGACGGCCGCGGGGATCCCGTGGGCGTTGAGCACGTCCACGTGCCGGTACAACTTGCGGATCCCGCCCGCGGGCGGCGCGTGGTCCGGACACAGCACGAAAACCGTGGGCACATCACTCCCCATGAAAGGGCCGCCTAGTGCCCGCACCGGGAGGGGCGGCACACGAGCCGGGCACGAAAAGACGGTTCCGGGGGAGCCGTCCCTGCGTTCTCCGGCTACTCGCTCCGCTCCAGCCGCGGTGCCGGCCCACCGATTCCCCTCGACACAAAATACACGACCGCGGCCAAAAAGAAGCGAATGCGGGCACCATCCGGTGGCCCGCCGGATCACCGGACGCTTCGGCGGGCCGCCCCGGGTCCGGGGCGGCCCGAACAGGTCGAACGTGTCGGCCCAGTCTAAGCGGGGAGCGACCGGATCGGAAAGCCCTCGTGTGCAATTTTGTACGGCCCCGCGATAAAAATTCTGGTCCCGCCGTGTTTACGCTTGACGGGCATTCGTGAAACGGGTGAAATCTCTCGAGTCAGTATTAAACACAAGCTCGTGCGTCTCGTCATGAGCTCGATTCGTGCGCCCGCTCGGCCCGAGCGGAGCGGCTCCCGGTCCTTTCTTCTCCCGGATTGCCCATGCCGCGCCGCCTGCGCCTGTGGATCGACCCGTTCGCCGCGCTCCAGGACCTGCGCGCGTTCGTCACCGCCCGGTGCCGGGCCGCGTGGCGGCGCCTGGCGACCGCCCCCGGACCGGATCACCGGGTCCAACCGTTCAAGCTCGAACTGCACCCGATGGACTGGCGCAACCCGCCCTCGGAGACCATCGGGGGGACCGTGCTGCCGCTCGCGGCGACCGCGGCAGCGGCCGCCGCCGCGGTGTACTTCGCGACCACGTTCGAGGCCCGGGCGGCGCACGCCGGGGCCGGCGCGGCGGGTCCCGGGACGGACCCGCTGGGGTACGACACGAGCCCGGCACTCGTGCTCCCGGTCGCGCTCGAACCGGACCCCGGCGCGCCGGGCCCGTCGAGCACTGGGCCCGGCCCGGCGCCCGACGGCGCGGGCAGCACGCTGCGCGCGGACCCGGAGGAACCCGACCCGAAGGACGCGCCCGGTGAACCCGGTGCGAGCGGCACGCCCGAAACCGACGGGGGCACGTTCGCCGGGATCGGGGGCGGGGGCGCCACCGCGGGCGGAACCGGCTCGAGCGCGCCGGGCGGGACCGACGGGTCCGCTCCGGTCGGCGGGTTCGACGGCGGATCGGGGCTCGGAGGGGCCGGCACCCCGAACTTTTATCCCCGGTCGGTCGGCGTCTCCGGTGGGACCGGGGGCGCGGGTACCGGGACGAGCAACACGACTGCGGCGGACCCCGCGGCGCCCGGAGCCGCGGGGGCCGCCGACGGGACCGGGGCCGGCGGGGCGGGCCAGTCAGCCGTGGACGGGGGCCCGCCGTCCGGAGTACCCGCGGGGCGGGCCGGCGCGGCCCTGAAGTTCGACACCTCGACCCAGCCCGTGCGGTTCGTGCGGAACGCGGGCCAGTGGGCCGACGGGCTCGATTTCGTGGCCCGCGGGGCCGGGTACCAGGTCGCGGTCGCGCGCGATTCGGCCACGGTCGCGCTGGCCCGGACCGCGACCGACGCCGAGCGCGAGCGGTTCGGGGGCGGGACCGTGTTCGACGCCCTGCGCCTCGAGTGGGCCGGCGCGAGCCCCGACACACAGGCGCGGGGCGAGGGGCAACTGGACTCGGTCTCGAACTACCTGATCGGGTCCGACTCGAAGGGCTGGCACACCGGGGTCGCGGAGTACGCCGCGGTCCGGTACGCGGACCTGTGGGCCGGGGTCGACCTGGTGTACCGCGGGGCCGGGACCAAGCAGATCGAGTACGACCTGGTGGTGAAGCCGGGCGCCGCCCCGGACGAGCCCGGCTTCACCGTGCGCGGGGCCGACGCGCGCGTGGACGAGAAGGGGCAACTGGTGCTCACCACGGCCGCGGGCACGGAACTGGTCCAGTCCGCCCCGGTCGTGTACCAGACCGCCGGTGACGGGGCGCGCGAACCCGTGACCGGTGCGTACCGGCTCCGCGCGGACGGGTCGGTCGGGTTCGCGGTCGGCGCGTACGACCCGAGGCGCGAGCTGGTGATCGACCCGGTGCTCGTGTACACGACCAACTTCGGGGGCTCGGGGACCGACGTGGCGTACGGAGTCGCGTCCGACATATACGGCAGCACCGCGGCCGCGGTCGGGTACACCGAGTCCGCGGACTTCCCGACCACGGCCGCGTTCGACGCCACACTCGGGAGCACCCGGGACGCGTTCGTGACCCGGCTCGGACCCACGGGCACGCTCGTGTGGTCCACGTACCTCGGGGGCGGGGGGGCCGGGCCGGGCGGGTCCGACGAGGCCCACGGGGTCGCGTTCGGGGGCGGGTACGTGTACGTGACCGGGCAGACCGGGTCGACCAACTTCCCCGTCACCCCGGGCGCGTACCAGACGGCCCCCGCGTTCGCGTCGTTCAGCTACGACGCGTTCCTGACCGCGCTGATGTCCGACGG
The Gemmata palustris DNA segment above includes these coding regions:
- a CDS encoding glycosyltransferase, encoding MARVLLGPCDDPVWIDQFVGAPLAAGRWAPFGTRCRSWEAAAGQLGGEPPDALLVWPSYASVPAWAWAAPVPVVALAADPNLLWSGYRHRLPHADLVLTDAPAAEKLRRAGLEHVRAANLYGLDRHFAAGLDAPEAERDLDVVFAGNVSPTVQGDRLPWLGRLAALGARFRVHIAAGVFGAEYRALLRRAKLAFNRSVRGECNLRALEAAASGAVLLQEADNAEVPSYLEPGTEFVPYTDTNFETVVADLLADADKRRAIAAAARARARGFTFEALIEAALAVGGPGWDEVRERARQRAARPTPLSRSGRVWQRAARGGPDADPELVAELSAAGESHALGVLARDPAGAELHLAAAAAAGNRVSALGRALALAELGRTAEALAAGRSLVAELDANPEFTAAEADSVPYPARFDWVRVGWDRAGFEHPDDPGAARREQARLVRGRTLELIAACTGTAEDHATAVACCPEQAHLRAALGAALVRADKPEEAVEHLRFAVVHDPFDRASAAALIGALDTAGRAEDAERVRADRRVLAAAAPDLMAGPVARPAPVNRPSAPTSFPAPGHPPSRRARFVDLDREQFVARFGSPDTAGARPGSAAPLDTHAVLALALHVRARRVLEIGPAPGSMVDNLTAFTAPDAVVYTLATAPHPADAVRRDPAPESADPSGTAHKAQFLTADPRHFDFARLGTLDLVLLDGARDRAAGGAGARGAYPALRPGGCLVLHEPPGPAPQSDVEQGLAALGLPEPVYRVAGTRVAFLMKGEGLGAAAGADSARIAVTWDGAFKGDDDLPGTSRAVCTELAARGHQLGLVPRTGRDGPAARGVLPTELAALVGREHPGAVHVRHRPDPDFTPPPGSGPFVLMHEWAFGRVPRAWIDPLLASVDELWVPSRAVLRAFVASGVPEHRIALVPPGIDPDRFRPGLEPLPLATAKRAKFLFAGTAGPRGGLDALLGAYRRAFARADDVCLVIRGSGTGAAREGAGDALVRTFRTDPDAPEVLDLTAELAESDVPRLFAACDALVAPYRAEAFGLPVLGALACGLPVVVTAGGPTDEFVPPAAGWRVPARLRYFEHEAVGSVPTAGRPWWLEPDPDALVAILRDVVSSADARAARGAAGRRAALGWSWARTAAAIEDRVRVLRARTPVRAAQLHAPAPAVRPGAAAETELVSLVVLCCNELEVTRLCVASVLAHTRAPYELILVDNGSTDGTPAYLDALVGVPGPARVVVVHNPENRGYPAGVNQGLGAARGAFLVLLNNDVVVTPGWLDRLVRCATAGARPGLAGAVTNYAPPPQLVEPGYADLTGLDAFAAARATAFAGRTLDVPRLTGFCLLVPRLVFEHIGRLDEGFGLGFFDDDDLCLRARRAGFGLAVALDCYVHHFGSTTFRGLGVDTGKQLTENLALYRAKWGADEAARYAAPAPVPNGNPARPVVPAVAGRNPRVSLTMIVRNEEHNLGACLESVRDLVDEAVVIDTGSADRTVEIARSFGCVVGEFPWVDHFAAARNAALERATGDYAFWMDADDRLDPENRDKLRALLAGLSGANEAFVMKCLCVPDRPGAGATAVDHVRLFRLHPAHRWTYRVHEQILPALRSTGAEVKWSEVCVRHVGYVDPAVRRRKLDRDLRLLKLDAAEKPGDPFTLFNLGSIYHETGDFAAAAAALEQSLAGSHVKDSIVRKTYALLARCQHQGGSAKRAEATCRLGRTHYPDDAELVFLAAGLARETGDPRAAEGLYRKLIDGAEAPHFASVDTGLRAVKGRHNLAVLLLEQDRLPEAEGLWRAALVHDPHFLPAQVGLGEVCVKAGNEAGLARQLAALGEAGEVGAAEAAVLSARWKGARGDHPGAIAVLEEAVTRLPGSLSLRMALSHARIAADAAPEALEAAFRGVLELDPTNEQAKRNLEVLYRKTGRWVEGVLDGAPGA
- a CDS encoding glycosyltransferase family 4 protein, giving the protein MPTVFVLCPDHAPPAGGIRKLYRHVDVLNAHGIPAAVVHEAPGFRCAWFAGATPVRCRADVRPDPADVVVIPEVYGPDLAALYPGVPKVVFNQNAYLTFRGYALDPVDLNTPYTHPEVRATLVISEDNREYLAYAFPAARLVRLHYGIDTALFAYRAEKEPRVAYMPRKNAHDVTQVLNLLTHRGALRGYELVAIDGRPESEVAELLGSCAVFLSFGHPEGCPLPPLEALACGCALVGYHGRGGREYFRPEFCHPVEFGDVVGFARAVEDVVRLRATAPGALRARCAAGAAYVREHYSVAREEADIVRCWRGLLGEP